The Vicinamibacterales bacterium DNA segment CGATGCCACGGGAGCCCATCGAAGAACCCGCGGGCGGTCAGGGCCGTGAAGCTCGCCACGGTGCGGGGGGCGTCGAGCACCGCCAGTTCGATCCGGAACTCGCCGCGCGTGGTCGAGACGTAGGCCTCTGGCGAGAACGCGGGCGCGATCATCGCGGCCGTGTCGTCCACTGCCGGTTCGACAGGCGCCGGGGCGGGCCGGACGGGGGCCGCAGGCGACGCGGACGGCCCCTCGGCGAGCAGTGCGGCCGCACGGACCCGGACGGCCCAGGCACGATCGTTCAGGGCGGCCTGAAGCACGGGGGTCGCGGCGGCACGATCGACCGCAGCCAGCGCGGCGAGCATGGCGGCCCGCCCGACGTAGGTGGTGTCGGACGCCGAAGCGTCGTAGGCCGCCGTCAGGGCGGCAGCCGCGCCCGCGGGCTTCAGCGCCGCCAGGCCCCTGGCGGCGGCGAGCCTCACGCCCACGTCGGGGTCCGTCAGTGCGGCGAGGAGCCGTCGGTCGATGCCGGGCGTCTTGTTCGCGGTCATGGCGGCGAGAGCGGCGGCCTTCACCTTCGGATCGGCGTCGTCCGCCAGTTGCCCGAGCCGGAGCGCCGCGCGGTCCGCCGGCAGGCGGCCGAACGTGGAGGCCAGCGCCGCCCGGACGCTCCACTCCGGATCGACGTCGATGCCGGACATGGCCGTCATGAACATCTCGGAGTCGACGCGCGCGAGCGCCGCCTGCGCGGCCGCCCGCAGCGGCGCCCACCGATCCTCGAGATAGTCCAGGAGCGGTTCGGCCGCGGCCGGATCGGCGATGGCGCCGATGGCCGCGACGGCCTCCAGCCGGAGCGTGCTCTCCGAAGCACCGGCCATCAGCGTGGTCAGCACCTTCGTCGATCGCCGATCGGCAAGCGCCGCGAGCGCCCGCACCGCCTGGACGCGCACGCCGAACGGCTGCGCCGCGTCGCCGGCCAGGGACTCGAACGCGGGTCTCGAGTCCGCGTCCTTCAGCGCACCGAGGCCGCGCACGGCGAACGCGCGTGTGGTCGCGCCCCCGCGGGTCAGCCACGTCCTCAGAGTGGGCAGGGCGCCAGGCCGCGCCAGGCGCTGCATGGCGAACGCCAGCGGCCACCAGTCGCTGGCGGGCAACCCGTCGGCGCCGATGACGACGGCGCGCAGGTCGTCGAAGGCGTCGAGCCGGACCAACGCGTAGACGCCGAGACGCACCGCGTCGACCGCCGGCCCGAGTTCGGTCGACTCGTCGTCGGGCGCCACGCCGGCGAGCGCGCCCGCTCGCACGTGGGCGGCGGCCATGCCCGCGATCGATCCGGCTGCGGGCGTGTGTCCGATGAGGCCCAGGGCCTCGGCGGCCCTTCCCTGCACACGTGGGTCGGCGTCGGCCAGCGCGGGGAGCAGCGCTGGCGCCGCCGCCGCGTCGCCGATGAGCCCGAGCGCGAAGGCGGCCATCGCGCGAACGTCGGGATCCAGGTCGTCCTTCAAGAGCGTCACGAGCGGCGGCACGCCGTCGGCGAGCCCGACACGACCGATCGCCAGCGCCGCCCGGCGGCGGATCCGGCCTTCGGCGTCCGTCAGGAGAGGCGGCAGCGCGCGCACGGCCGCGGGAGCGAGGGCATCGTCGGACAGCACGCGGCGATCCTCCAGGTGGAGGATCGCCGTCATCTTCTCCTGGTAGGTGGGCGGCGGCGGCGCGACGACCGGCGGCGGCGCGGTGGCGCAGGCGGCCGCGGCGATGGCAGCCCCGGCCGCGAGCAGCACGGCCACGGCGAGACGCGCCGGGAGGGGGCGGACGGGGGCGGCTGCTCGGCGGCTGGCCTCGTCCATGCGCGCCTCAGTGTCCGGCCGGCAGGTTCGACGGGTCGAGCGAGACGTGACGCAGCGTCGCCGCCTGCACCCGCGACTCCACGATGTCCACGCCGATCCCGGGGCCCGTGGGCACCGCGATCGTCCCGTCGGAGGAGACGTCGATGCCGGGCTCGATGAGGTCGGGCACGTAGTAGCGCTTGCTCGCGGCGATGTCGCCGGGGAGCGTGAAGTTCGGCAGGCTGGCCAGGTGGATGTTGTGGGCGCGGCCGATGCCCGACTCCAGCATGCCGCCGTGCCAGACGGGAATGCCGTGAGCCTGGCAGAGGTCGTGCAGGGCGATCGACTCGCCGTGCCCGCCCACGCGGCCGGGCTTCACGTTGATGATCCGGCAGGCCTTGGCCTCGATGGCGTCGCGCGCGATGCGCACGGTGTGGATGGACTCGTCGAGGCAGATCGGCGTCGCGATCTCCTTCTGCAGCTGCACGTGGTCCATCACGTCGTCGTACTCGAGCGGCTGCTCGATCATCATCAGGTTGTAGCGATCGAGGCCGGCCAGGTGCGGGCCATCGGTCGCGGAGTACGCCGCGTTGGCGTCCACCATGAGCTGGATGTCCGGGAACTTCGCCCGCACGGCTTCCACCGCGTTCAGGTCCCAGCCCGGCTTGATCTTGATCTTGATGCGCCGGTACCCGGCGGCCAGTTCCTTCGCCACCTTCGCGACGAGCTGGTCGAGCGAGTCCTGGATGCCGATCGACACGCCCGAGGCGATGCGATCCCGCGTGCCGCCGAGCACCGCCGACAACGGCTTGCCGACGATGCGCGCGTAGAGATCCCAGGCGGCCATCTCGACCCCGGCCTTCGCCATGTTGTGGCCGCGCACCCGCTTCAGCGCCGGGAACACGTCGCGGGGGTGCTCGAAGGTCTGACCGACGATGCGGGGCGCCAGGAACTCGGTGACGATGTGCCAGGCCGTCTCGGTGGTCTCCGAGCTGTAGTAGGGGTGGGCCTCGGCCACGGCCTCGCCCCAGCCGACCTGTCCCTCGCCCTCGAGCCTGAGGAGGAGGAACGTTCGATCGTACGACCGGCCGAAGCTGGTCTCGAAGAAGTGAGCGAGCGGGAGGCGGAGCAGGCGGACGTCGAGGCGATCGATCTTCACAGGTGCGGCATCTCCACGGCCCTTCACCATACCACGCGGATCGCGGCCGGAATCGGGCTGCTATACTCGCCGCGCGTGGCTCATCGCCATATCGCCATCGACGGACCGATCGGCTCGGGAAAGACACGCCTGGCCGAGCGGCTCGCCGCCAAGCTCGAAGGCACGCCGGTGCTCGAGCGGGACAGCAATCCCTTCCTGGCGGACTTCTACGCCAACCGTCCCGGCGCCGCCCTCCAGGCGCAGTTGTTCTTCCTGCTCAACCGGCACCGGCAGCTGTCGTCGCTGCAGCAGGGCGACCTGTTCCAGCACTCGGTCGTGTGCGACTACGTCTTCGACAAGGACAAGATCTTCGCGTTCCTCAACCTCGACGACAACGAGCTGTTCATCTACCAGCGCCTGTTCGACCTCCTGGCGAAGGACGTGCCCCCGCCGGACCTGGTGATCTACCTCCAGACGCCGACCGACGTCCTGCTGGCCAGGGCGGCGGGCCGCGAGCACGAGACGGAAGATGACACGCCGCGGCCGGACGCGGAGTACCTGCGGGAGCTCAACGAGGCGTACCAGCACTACTTCTTCCACTACGTCGCGACGCCGCTCCTGGTCGTCGAGACGTCGCAGTTCGATCCCGAGCACGACGACGAGGCCCTGGACGATCTGGTCAGGCAGGTCCAGAGCCTCACGCACGGCACCCGCTACTACGTCCCCCGCACCCGCCGGTGAGGGCGGCGCGCCGGCCCCTGGAGGCCCGCCCCGCTGATACACTGAGTTCACATGGCGTGGTTCAAGAAGACCCGCAAGCCCATCACGGCATCCACGGCGCCCAGCCGCGTGCCGGAAGGCCTGTGGGTGAAGTGTCCGGAGTGCGACGCCACCATCTACACGAAGGATCTCGCACAGAGCCTGAGCGTCTGCCCGAAGTGCGCGCACCACTTCCGCCTGACGGCGGCCGAGCGACTGCGCATGCTGTTCGACGAGGCCCTCTGGGTGGAGCACGACGCCGGCCTCGCCTCGAACGACCCGCTGGCCTTCACCGACACCAAGCCGTACGGCGCCAGGCTGGCCGCCGGGCAGAAGGCGACCGGGATGAAGGACGCGCTGCTGGTGGGCGCCGGCACGATCGACGGTGTTCCTGCCGTGGTCGCCGCGATGGAATACGGGTTCATCGGCGGCAGCATGGGCGTCGTGATGGGCGAGAAACTCGTCCGCGCGATCGAGCACGCCGCGGATCGCCGGGTGGCGCTCGTCATCGTCTCGTGCTCGGGCGGCGCCCGCATGATGGAAGGCGCGCTGTCGCTCATGCAGATGGCCAAGGTGTCGGCCGCGCTGGCGCGGCTGGACCGGGCGCAGCTGCCGTTCCTGTCCGTGCTCACCGATCCGACGACGGGCGGCGTGACGGCCAGCTTCGCGATGCTCGGCGACTTCAACATCGGCGAGCCCAAGGCGCTCATCGGATTCGCGGGACCGCGCATCATCGAGCAGACCATCCGCCAGAAGCTGCCGGCCGGGTTCCAGCGCAGCGAGTTCCTGCTCGAGCGGGGCATGCTGGACCTGGTCGTCGATCGTCGTGAGCTGAAGGCCACGATCGCCCGGCTGCTCCGCTTCACCGGGCCGGACGCGCCCCCCGCCGCCGCGCGCTGAGCGGCGGCCTCGAACCGATGACGTCCATCGAGCGGCTGTTCGCCCTCGAACACTTCGGCATCAAGCTCGGCCTCGACGCGATGCGGGTGCTGCTCGGGGCCCTGGGCGATCCGCACCTCCGATGGCCCTCGGTGCACGTGGCCGGCACCAACGGCAAGGGCTCGGTCAGCGCCGTGGTCGAACGGGCCCTCCGCGACGCCGGGCTCCGCACGGGCCTCTACACGTCGCCGCACCTGGCGCGCATCGAGGAACGCATCGCGGTCTCGGGCCACGAGATCTCCCGGCTGGAGTTCGTCGAGGTCCTCGACCGGACGTTCGCGGCCGTCGATCGCCTGGTCGGCGACGGCGCGCTGGCGGCGACACCGACCTTCTTCGAAGTGTCCACGGCCGCCGCGTTCCTGCACTTCGCGGACGCGTCGGTGGACGTGGCCGTCGTGGAGGTGGGGCTCGGCGGCCGCTACGACGCGACCAATGTCGTCCACCCGACGGCCTGCGCCATCACGACCATCGACTTCGACCACGAGCGGCACCTGGGATCCACCCTGACGGCGATCGCCCGCGAGAAGGCCGGCATCGCGAAACCAGGGGTTCCCCTGGTCGTGGGCGACGTGCCGGCCGAGGCGTGGCGCGCGATCGAGGACGCGGCACGGGCCGCCGG contains these protein-coding regions:
- the accD gene encoding acetyl-CoA carboxylase, carboxyltransferase subunit beta gives rise to the protein MAWFKKTRKPITASTAPSRVPEGLWVKCPECDATIYTKDLAQSLSVCPKCAHHFRLTAAERLRMLFDEALWVEHDAGLASNDPLAFTDTKPYGARLAAGQKATGMKDALLVGAGTIDGVPAVVAAMEYGFIGGSMGVVMGEKLVRAIEHAADRRVALVIVSCSGGARMMEGALSLMQMAKVSAALARLDRAQLPFLSVLTDPTTGGVTASFAMLGDFNIGEPKALIGFAGPRIIEQTIRQKLPAGFQRSEFLLERGMLDLVVDRRELKATIARLLRFTGPDAPPAAAR
- a CDS encoding deoxynucleoside kinase encodes the protein MAHRHIAIDGPIGSGKTRLAERLAAKLEGTPVLERDSNPFLADFYANRPGAALQAQLFFLLNRHRQLSSLQQGDLFQHSVVCDYVFDKDKIFAFLNLDDNELFIYQRLFDLLAKDVPPPDLVIYLQTPTDVLLARAAGREHETEDDTPRPDAEYLRELNEAYQHYFFHYVATPLLVVETSQFDPEHDDEALDDLVRQVQSLTHGTRYYVPRTRR
- a CDS encoding HEAT repeat domain-containing protein → MDEASRRAAAPVRPLPARLAVAVLLAAGAAIAAAACATAPPPVVAPPPPTYQEKMTAILHLEDRRVLSDDALAPAAVRALPPLLTDAEGRIRRRAALAIGRVGLADGVPPLVTLLKDDLDPDVRAMAAFALGLIGDAAAAPALLPALADADPRVQGRAAEALGLIGHTPAAGSIAGMAAAHVRAGALAGVAPDDESTELGPAVDAVRLGVYALVRLDAFDDLRAVVIGADGLPASDWWPLAFAMQRLARPGALPTLRTWLTRGGATTRAFAVRGLGALKDADSRPAFESLAGDAAQPFGVRVQAVRALAALADRRSTKVLTTLMAGASESTLRLEAVAAIGAIADPAAAEPLLDYLEDRWAPLRAAAQAALARVDSEMFMTAMSGIDVDPEWSVRAALASTFGRLPADRAALRLGQLADDADPKVKAAALAAMTANKTPGIDRRLLAALTDPDVGVRLAAARGLAALKPAGAAAALTAAYDASASDTTYVGRAAMLAALAAVDRAAATPVLQAALNDRAWAVRVRAAALLAEGPSASPAAPVRPAPAPVEPAVDDTAAMIAPAFSPEAYVSTTRGEFRIELAVLDAPRTVASFTALTARGFFDGLPWHRIVPDFVAQGGDPRGDGEGGPGYAIRDELNTRPYLRGTVGMALDWKDTGGSQFFVTYSPQPHLDARYTVFGQVVAGMDVVDALVPWDRIVSVRIWNGERWIGKTP
- the menC gene encoding o-succinylbenzoate synthase, with amino-acid sequence MKIDRLDVRLLRLPLAHFFETSFGRSYDRTFLLLRLEGEGQVGWGEAVAEAHPYYSSETTETAWHIVTEFLAPRIVGQTFEHPRDVFPALKRVRGHNMAKAGVEMAAWDLYARIVGKPLSAVLGGTRDRIASGVSIGIQDSLDQLVAKVAKELAAGYRRIKIKIKPGWDLNAVEAVRAKFPDIQLMVDANAAYSATDGPHLAGLDRYNLMMIEQPLEYDDVMDHVQLQKEIATPICLDESIHTVRIARDAIEAKACRIINVKPGRVGGHGESIALHDLCQAHGIPVWHGGMLESGIGRAHNIHLASLPNFTLPGDIAASKRYYVPDLIEPGIDVSSDGTIAVPTGPGIGVDIVESRVQAATLRHVSLDPSNLPAGH